A region of Culicoides brevitarsis isolate CSIRO-B50_1 chromosome 1, AGI_CSIRO_Cbre_v1, whole genome shotgun sequence DNA encodes the following proteins:
- the LOC134836786 gene encoding reticulon-4-interacting protein 1, mitochondrial-like encodes MDEVVFRASQSLDTLKVQAGMAAENSMRVVRQYSDEARQQAVRAIRDPAFDTVRETLRNIWASLGRIAGSVSNFANQITDPNVIQEQLAFIFRDEISRNNAFFVLIGLGFGTTGGFLLGLWLARPHLAEPIMKAVACVSYKDSDNVTICQTNVPHLRSSSDILVKVRAASVMRLDDRISHGYGRYLRQLINRYDSFHPELPLVLGRSCAGIVEAVGRGSKCGLEIGDEVWIASPWYNAGLASDYVVTPETLVARKPFLIGFEGAASLPYSGCVALTALKTANLSEHTTSGKRILIEDGCSPVGCVLTQLTKKWGAFVTTTCHSRSAPVVKALGADDVITFQNDSFTPSFFEVNIAQSNFINELTSRESYDVIFITTRLRYSTDFFWKFVKPSGTVVNTVEPDIDSDQYGAFMRLFYSMYIKLKKFGCFLLRTEPTWDGPHLCHLALDRLAGYVNDGILQTVVDQVYSPHEAERALAHVMSDKRIGSTLITFR; translated from the exons ATGGATGAAGTTGTCTTTCGAGCGAGTCAGTCGTTGGATACGTTAAAG gTACAAGCGGGAATGGCAGCCGAAAATTCTATGCGAGTCGTGAGACAATATTCCGATGAGGCGAGGCAACAAGCTGTTAGA GCGATTCGAGATCCAGCATTCGATACCGTGCGAGAAACTTTGAGGAACATATGGGCCAGTTTAGGAAGAATTGCCGGTAGTGTTTCTAATTTCGCGAACCAAATTACCGACCCGAATGTCATTCAAGAGCAATTAGCTTTCATTTTTCGTGatgaaa tTTCCCGCAACAACGCTTTTTTCGTGCTAATTGGCTTGGGATTCGGCACTACAGGCGGTTTTCTGCTCGGATTATGGCTTGCCAGACCTCATCTTGCCGAACCCATCATGAAAGCAGTTGCCTGTGTCTCGTACAAAGATAGCGATAACGTCACAATTTGCCAAACGAACGTTCCGCATCTTCGAAGTAGCTCCGATATTCTCGTAAAAGTTCGTGCGGCATCCGTAATGCGTCTCGACGATCGAATTTCGCACGGTTACGGCAGATATTTGCGACAACTCATCAACAGATATGACTCATTCCATCCGGAATTGCCTCTCGTGCTTGGCAGAAGTTGCGCGGGAATTGTCGAAGCTGTGGGACGAGGCTCGAAATGCGGTTTAGAAATTGGCGATGAAGTGTGGATCGCGTCGCCGTGGTATAATGCGGGCTTGGCATCGGATTATGTTGTCACGCCGGAAACACTTGTCGCGCGAAAACCCTTTTTAATTGGCTTCGAAGGAGCTGCATCACTGCCATATAGCGGATGTGTCGCGTTAACGGCACTAAAAACGGCGAATTTGAGCGAACACACGACGTCGGGCAAGAGAATTTTGATCGAAGATGGATGTTCGCCGGTTGGATGTGTTTTGACGCAATTGACGAAGAAATGGGGAGCATTTGTGACAACGACTTGCCATTCTCGAAGTGCTCCAGTTGTTAAAGCGTTag gAGCTGATGATGTCATTACCTTCCAAAATGACAGTTTTACGCCATCGTTCTTCGAAGTGAACATCGCCCAGTCGAATTTTATCAACGAATTGACGTCGCGAGAGAGTTACGACGTGATTTTTATAACGACACGCTTGCGTTACAGCACAGACTTTTTCTGGAAGTTCGTGAAGCCATCAGGAACGGTTGTGAACACAGTTGAGCCTGATATTGATTCTGATCAGTACGGAGCGTTTATGAGACTGTTTTATTCT atgtacattaagttaaaaaagtttGGCTGTTTCTTGCTGAGGACAGAACCAACGTGGGATGGTCCTCATTTGTGTCATCTTGCACTTGATCGTCTTGCtgg TTATGTTAATGACGGCATCCTACAAACCGTTGTGGACCAAGTTTACTCGCCGCATGAAGCGGAGCGCGCCCTTGCGCATGTGATGAGCGACAAACGCATCGGGAGCACACTCATAACGTTCAGATGA
- the LOC134836761 gene encoding eukaryotic translation initiation factor 2 subunit 1: MVLTCRFYKQKYPEVEDVVMVNVRSIAEMGAYVHLLEYNNIEGMILLSELSRRRIRSINKLIRVGKTEPVVVIRVDKEKGYIDLSKRRVSAEDVEKCTERFSKAKAVNSILRHVADILKFESNEQLEELYQKTAWYFEDKYKNKAAAYDVFKQCVLDPSVLDECNLEERTKEVLMSNIKRKLTSQAVKIRADIECACYGYEGIDAVKTALRAGLEMSTEELPIKINLIAPPLYVMTTSTPEKADGLKALEMAIEKIKETITGLGGVFNTQMAPKVVTATDEADLARRMEKAELENTEVAGDDDDEENEEGMKFDGDAGDNGKEGDSEEGEEEEE; the protein is encoded by the exons atggtGTTAACGTGCCGGTTTTACAAGCAAAAGTATCCCGAG GTTGAGGATGTCGTGATGGTGAATGTTCGTTCGATCGCCGAAATGGGTGCTTATGTGCATCTCTTGGAGTACAACAACATCGAAGGCATGATTTTGTTGTCGGAATTGTCGCGTCGTCGTATCCGTTCGATAAACAAGTTGATCCGTGTCGGCAAGACAGAGCCCGTTGTCGTAATTCGTGTCGACAAGGAAAAAGGTTACATCGATTTGTCAAAGCGACGTGTCAGTGCGGAAGATGTCGAAAAGTGCACAGAACGATTTTCCAAGGCGAAAGCTGTCAATTCCATCTTGCGACACGTCGCCGACATCCTCAAATTCGAGAGCAACGAGCAACTGGAAGAGCTGTACCAAAAGACGGCGTGGTATTTCGAGGACAAATACAAGAACAAAGCAGCTGCTTACGACGTCTTCAAGCAATGCGTTTTGGATCCTTCCGTTTTGGACGAATGCAATTTGGAGGAACGCACAAAAGAGGTGCTCATGAGCAACATTAAGCGAAAACTCACATCGCAAGCGGTCAAAATTCGCGCCGACATCGAATGCGCTTGCTACGGATACGAAGGTATTGATGCCGTGAAGACCGCGTTGCGTGCCGGCTTGGAAATGTCGACGGAAGAGCtgccaattaaaattaatctcattGCGCCGCCGCTGTATGTCATGACGACATCGACGCCCGAGAAGGCTGACGGCTTAAAAGCACTCGAAATGGcgattgaaaaaatcaaggaaaCGATCACGGGACTCGGGGGTGTCTTTAATACGCAAATGGCGCCGAAAGTTGTGACAGCAACGGATGAAGCCGACTTGGCACGACGAATGGAGAAGGCTGAGTTGGAAAATACGGAAGTTGCGggcgacgacgatgacgaagaAAATGAGGAAGGCATGAAGTTTGATGGCGATGCTGGAGATAATGGCAAGGAGGGCGATAGTGAGGAAGgagaagaagaggaagaatAA
- the LOC134836962 gene encoding regulatory-associated protein of mTOR: MIEEQETNDDEQLPLSFCQRRHLTFSGAGDLNFINKNWRMKERMKTVSVALVVCLNVGVDPPDVVKIQPCARLEAWIDPSTLSPAKAIELIGKNLQAQYERWQPKARYKQSLDPTVEVVKKLCTSLRRNAKEERVLFHYNGHGVPRPTTNGEIWVFNEKYTQYIPLSIYDLQTWMGAPSIYVYDCSNAGTIVNSFNMFAEQHEREMDQLPPGSNPGSRNSPAGSLSGSSYKNCIQLAACGANQILPMNPNLPADLFTSCLTTPIKIALKWYTLQKNSSLVPNVSYDYIEKIPGQLNDRRTMLGELNWIFTAITDTIAWNILPRDLFQKLFRQDLLVASLFRNFLLAERILRHYDCTPISNPALPESYRHPMWDSWDLALDQTLSQLPDIIEKQVPFKNSPFFEEQLRAFEVWLEGSSEKRTPPEQLPIVLQVLLSQVHRTRALELLGRFLDLGPWAVNLALSVGIFPYVLKLLQSSAVELRPFLVFIWVKILAVDCTCQIDLVKDGYHKYFLTALLDQQVNRCIFSEDYHTYAAFVLASIVHNFPIGQENALNGTLLSNCLLQLTANPNPKLRQWLIICLGNLWQNFERARWSGNRDNAIEKLNPFLVDPVPEVRAAAVYAMGTFISSVTVRTEQANTMDRPIASYLLSKVVSDASPIVRIELLATLQWIVIFFENQFMQIFLQEPSGSAAALHPLNTHSLERMRRVSSNSSMSNQSTLIKFDSINMNVWHSLMNLCRDPYPEVAKLAHQIVTHVSSQAIALYTAKEGTPESHLLSVSLPPSPNTRTSFLSESPPIHHNNHMPHSRRISTNDEPDASLLVQSTHNRFQLNQLNTSASGIELRARLSDSHSANNSLTDGGHFDELHRNIKPIITTNYLKWSVGYFVRQSKKRPDIPGNDASPTAFSGDILNEESIKYIDRLDRLKRNARIRQEGLKEQKKVIFNRLENQIYTGRTQCTPITLKLHPYESIIAVAYKDRVALHDWTNSTTHTLIPAKLPQAPITGSKHFAPFMNQQQTSIYVNSLNFVNEHDEFLVMVGYVNGVVRIWNRNVDKEEPQLVTAWQAIGEPSAKKNINLVTAWHQRSQTIFAAGDSKYVKLWNAEQELLLSDIPTGTESQVVDIVCARNGIFAVGCGDGSIRLFDQRLPINNCRIGTYCEYNQSVLAVCLRRDCENMVAASKNGNVRLFDTRSKKSIMSWDTVPDVTSVAIHESADVIACGAQSSITIYGMDSRQLNQIKSQGFMGPRVSPVNCLSFHKHKVSLASGFVDNTVAVFSV; encoded by the exons ATGATAGAGGAGCAAGAGACGAACGATGACGAACAACTACCACTTAGCTTCTGCCAACGGCGTCACTTGACCTTCTCCGGAGCCGGAGATCtcaattttatcaacaaaaattggcGTATGAAAGAACGG aTGAAAACTGTGAGTGTTGCTTTGGTTGTGTGTCTAAATGTCGGCGTAGATCCGCCGGATGTCGTGAAAATTCAACCGTGTGCCAGATTGGAAGCGTGGATCG ATCCCTCAACATTATCGCCAGCGAAGGCAATCGAGTTAAtaggtaaaaatttgcaaGCACAATACGAAAGATGGCAGCCGAAAGCGAGATATAAACAATCCTTGGACCCCACAGTGGAAGTTGTGAAGAAACTTTGTACGTCGTTGCGGCGAAATGCGAAGGAAGAACGCGTTTTATTCCATTACAACGGGCATGGGGTGCCTCGACCGACGACAAATGGCGAAATTTGGGTCTTCAACGAGAAATACACGCAATACATCCCGCTCTCCATCTACGACTTGCAAACTTGGATGGGTGCGCCGTCAATTTACGTCTACGATTGCTCAAATGCCGGCACAATTGTCAACTCCTTCAACATGTTTGCCGAACAGCATGAACGCGAAATGGATCAATTGCCTCCCGGATCGAATCCCGGCAGTAGAAATTCACCCGCAGGATCACTTTCGGGCTCGTCATACAAAAATTGCATCCAATTGGCGGCTTGCGGCGCAAATCAAATTCTTCCGATGAATCCGAATCTTCCGGCGGATCTGTTTACCTCTTGCCTCACGACGCCCATCAAAATAGCTTTAAAGTGGTATACGTTGCAGAAAAATTCTAGTCTTGTGCCGAATGTATCGTATGACTACATAGAAAA aatcccGGGACAATTGAACGACAGAAGGACGATGTTAGGAGAACTAAATTGGATTTTCACTGCCATTACAGATACGATTGCTTGGAATATCttaccacgtgacttattccAGAAACTTTTTAGACAAGATTTACTCGTTGCCAGCTTATTCCGTAACTTTTTGCTGGCTGAACGGATTTTACGGCATTACGATTGCACGCCAATTTCGAATCCCGCGTTACCCGAAAGCTACAGGCATCCCATGTGGGATTCGTGGGACTTGGCACTCGATCAAA caCTTTCACAACTTCCTGACATCATTGAGAAACAAgtaccttttaaaaattcaccatTTTTTGAAGAGCAGCTAAGAGCTTTTGAAGTTTGGCTCGAaggaa GCTCCGAAAAACGCACGCCTCCCGAGCAGCTACCGATCGTCTTGCAAGTTTTACTCTCGCAAGTGCATCGAACTCGTGCCTTAGAGCTATTAGGTCGCTTTTTGGATCTCGGACCATGGGCTGTCAACTTAGCGCTGAGTGTTGGCATCTTTCCTTACGTTTTGAAGCTTTTACAAAGTTCCGCCGTCGAATTGAGACCCTTTTTGGTCTTtatttgggtgaaaattttaGCAGTTGATTGT aCATGTCAAATCGATTTAGTAAAAGACGGTTACCACAAATACTTCCTGACGGCATTGCTGGACCAACAAGTGAACCGTTGCATCTTCTCCGAGGACTATCACACCTATGCAGCTTTCGTTCTCGCTTCCATCGTTCACAATTTCCCCATTGGACAGGAAAATGCCTTAAACGGAACGTTACTTTCGAATTGTTTGTTGCAGCTAACGGCAAATCCGAACCCCAAACTGCGTCAATGGCTGATTATTTGTCTCGGAAATTTGTGGCAAAATTTCGAACGTGCCCGCTGGTCAGGAAATCGTGATAATGCCATCGAAAAATTGAATCCTTTTCTCGTGGATCCCGTTCCGGAGGTACGAGCAGCTGCTGTTTATGCCATGGGAACGTTTATTAGCTCCGTGACAGTTCGTACGGAACAAGCAAATACCATGGATCGCCCAATTGCGTCGTATTTACTGTCAAAAGTCGTTTCCGATGCAAGTCCCATTGTGCGAATCGAACTTCTTGCCACACTTCAATGGATTGTGATCTTTTTCGAGAATcagtttatgcaaattttccttcaagaaCCCAGCGGATCGGCAGCTGCCTTGCATCCGCTCAATACTCACAGCTTGGAACGCATGCGGCGCGTCTCGAGTAACAGCAGCATGTCGAACCAAAGTACCTTGATCAAATTCGACTCGATAAATATGAATGTTTGGCATAGTTTGATGAATTTATGTCGGGATCCGTATCCGGAAGTAGCAAAATTAGCTCATCAAATAGTAACTCACGTCAGTAGTCAAGCAATTGCTTTGTATACCGCTAAGGAAGGCACTCCGGAGTCACATTTGTTGAGTGTTAGTTTACCGCCGAGCCCGAATACGCGAACGAGCTTCTTGAGTGAATCGCCTCCCATTCATCATAACAACCACATGCCTCATTCGCGACGAATTTCGACGAACGACGAACCCGATGCCAGTTTACTCGTGCAATCGACTCACAATCGCTTCCAGCTGAACCAATTAAACACGTCGGCGAGCGGAATTGAGCTTCGGGCACGACTTTCGGACTCGCATTCCGCCAATAATAGTCTCACGGATGGCGGGCACTTTGACGAGCTGCATCGAAATATCAAGCCAATCATCACAACGAATTACCTCAAATGGAGTGTCGGATATTTTGTGCGACAATCGAAGAAACGACCCGATATTCCGGGCAACGATGCTTCCCCAACCGCTTTTTCCGGTGATATTTTGAACGAAGAGTCCATCAAGTACATCGATCGCTTGGATCGGCTCAAACGCAATGCCCGCATCCGTCAAGAAGGCCtaaaagaacagaaaaaagtcatttttaatcgtttagAAAACCAAATTTACACCGGAAGAACCCAATGTACCCCAATAACCCTCAAATTACATCCTTACGAATCAATTATCGCCGTCGCCTACAAAGATCGCGTCGCTTTGCACGATTGGACCAACAGCACAACGCACACTTTAATCCCAGCCAAACTTCCGCAAGCCCCCATCACGGGCAGCAAACATTTCGCACCCTTCATGAACCAACAACAAACCTCGATTTACGTGAATTCGCTGAATTTTGTCAACGAACACGACGAATTTCTCGTAATGGTGGGTTATGTCAACGGCGTTGTACGAATTTGGAATCGGAATGTCGACAAAGAGGAGCCTCAGCTTGTGACAGCGTGGCAAGCCATCGGAGAGCCGTCggcgaagaaaaatattaatcttgTGACGGCTTGGCATCAGCGATCGCAGACAATTTTCGCGGCGGGAGATTCGAAATACGTGAAATTATGGAATGCGGAGCAAGAATTGCTGCTAAGTGATATTCCGACGGGCACCGAAAGTCAAGTTGTGGATATTGTGTGTGCGAGAAATGGAATTTTCGCTGTGGGATGCGGCGATGGAAGTATAAGGCTGTTTGATCAGCGATTGCCGATCAATAATTGTCGGATAGGGACGTATTGCGAGTACAATCAGTCGGTGTTGGCGGTTTGTTTGAGACGCGATTGTGAGAATATGGTAGCAGCaag caaAAACGGCAACGTTCGCCTCTTTGACACGCGAAGTAAAAAATCCATAATGAGCTGGGATACGGTTCCCGATGTGACAAGTGTAGCAATCCATGAATCTGCAGATGTTATTGCATg cGGCGCTCAAAGCAGCATCACAATCTACGGCATGGACAGTCGTCAATTGAATCAAATCAAAAGTCAGGGTTTCATGGGACCTCGGGTCTCGCCAGTTAATTGTCTCTCCTTTCACAAGCACAAAGTCAGCTTGGCAAGTGGCTTTGTCGATAACACGGTTGCCGTTTTCTCCGTTTGA
- the LOC134838523 gene encoding CCAAT/enhancer-binding protein has translation MDSPPQMYDNTNQSALSQNIVKKSSMAASANNNNISNNNNNNTTVNNNNPATVNQNTLALKQQQAQQLLQNGSPTNNGLNGTNLNSNLLLQKQMLQQMQYGQGDLDDLTSQEISLDLQNLIEDQFRDGDSLGVFAEMVSVGSTNGILPAATTAAKVLQLQSARQNNNNNNNNNNSYRSQLAYMPQPVHTGATYNNSSDENSSVGSDSTTVKEEPVDPIEMRRQAALAAANGNGNAQFVHNGNGLYQNYNQNGNNNNFTNLTPTSVLHHQGLPHIPGAHLANLKHKQLLPNGRKQQQKNVDKGTDEYRRRRERNNIAVRKSREKAKVRSREVEEKVKALLKEKDALVRRLEEMSNEVHLHKQIYMHLMSHSNPEIKQICSSVLNLVNMSDHGM, from the coding sequence ATGGATTCGCCTCCTCAGATGTACGACAATACGAATCAATCTGCCTTATCTCAGAACATAGTGAAAAAGTCAAGTATGGCTGCCAGTGcaaacaacaataacatttcaaacaacaacaataacaacacgactgtaaataataacaatcctGCGACAGTGAATCAAAATACTCTGGCGCTTAAACAGCAGCAGGCGCAACAATTACTTCAAAACGGAAGTCCAACGAACAATGGATTAAATGGTACAAACCTCAACAGTAACTTATTACTTCAGAAACAAATGTTACAACAAATGCAATATGGTCAGGGGGATCTCGACGACTTAACCTCACAAGAGATCTCGTTAGATCTTCAAAACTTGATCGAAGATCAGTTCCGTGATGGCGATTCTTTGGGAGTTTTCGCTGAAATGGTTTCCGTTGGCAGTACCAATGGCATCCTTCCAGCTGCGACAACTGCAGCTAAAGTCCTGCAACTCCAATCGGCCCgtcaaaataacaataataacaataacaacaacaattcatACCGATCTCAACTTGCGTACATGCCTCAACCAGTGCACACGGGCGCCACCTACAACAATTCGAGTGATGAGAACAGCAGTGTGGGATCCGACAGTACAACGGTGAAGGAGGAACCTGTTGATCCGATCGAGATGCGACGACAAGCGGCTCTTGCAGCGGCAAATGGCAACGGAAACGCCCAATTTGTGCACAATGGAAACGGTTTATACCAGAATTACAATCAAAACgggaacaataataattttacaaatttaacgcCGACCAGCGTATTGCATCATCAGGGATTACCGCATATTCCGGGTGCGCATCTGGCGAACCTTAAACACAAACAGCTACTCCCAAACGGTcgaaagcaacaacaaaagaatGTCGATAAAGGCACGGACGAGTATCGGAGACGGCGTGAAAGGAATAACATTGCTGTGCGTAAAAGTCGTGAAAAGGCAAAAGTTCGATCGCGCGAAGTAGAGGAAAAGGTTAAGGCACTGCTCAAGGAAAAGGATGCGCTCGTACGGAGACTCGAGGAGATGAGCAACGAGGTGCACTTGCACAAACAAATCTACATGCACCTCATGAGTCACAGCAATCCGGAAATCAAGCAAATTTGCAGTAGCGTCTTGAATCTAGTTAATATGAGCGATCATGGAATGTAG